The following proteins come from a genomic window of Acidobacteriota bacterium:
- a CDS encoding aldo/keto reductase: MVPGHASHSGTARLCARFPKFSAAGHFRQPEHVPHLSHLWLSSVGIGTYLGEPDTATDQRYTDAALDAIAGGINVLDSAINYRFQRSERSIGAVIKQLPGRREELLICSKAGYLTYDGTVPSDPRRYFIEQYIEPGIVPREELVGGIHCMAPSYLKNQLERSRHNLQVETIDVFYIHNPEQQSGEVSRDIFHDRLRRAFAALEQAVAGNKIRVYGTATWSGFRQDRGAKDYLDLGEIAAIARQVGGDGHHFRAIQLPFNLGLPEAFAKENQKIGAKQVSLLTAARELGIAVIASASLLQGKLAGRLPEFVRERMNFETDAAAAIQFARSAPGVTTALVGMSRREHVEANLKVAAKPIAKTEDWESLFQKQQ; this comes from the coding sequence ATGGTTCCCGGACACGCGTCGCATTCGGGCACTGCTCGATTGTGTGCGCGATTCCCTAAATTCTCCGCGGCGGGACACTTCCGTCAGCCGGAACATGTACCTCACCTAAGCCATCTCTGGCTCTCGTCGGTTGGAATCGGCACGTACCTCGGAGAGCCGGACACTGCGACTGATCAGCGGTACACGGACGCAGCACTAGACGCGATTGCAGGGGGCATCAATGTTCTGGATTCCGCCATCAACTATCGGTTTCAGAGATCTGAGCGCAGTATTGGTGCCGTTATTAAGCAATTGCCGGGGCGACGCGAAGAACTGCTGATCTGCAGTAAAGCTGGATATCTGACTTACGACGGCACAGTACCGTCCGATCCTCGCCGTTATTTCATCGAGCAATACATCGAGCCGGGCATCGTTCCCCGCGAAGAGCTCGTCGGGGGAATTCATTGCATGGCGCCGAGCTATCTGAAGAATCAACTCGAGCGTTCGCGACACAACTTGCAGGTCGAGACCATTGATGTGTTCTACATCCACAACCCCGAACAACAATCAGGTGAGGTTTCGCGGGACATTTTTCATGATCGTCTGCGGCGGGCATTCGCCGCTCTGGAACAGGCGGTTGCCGGCAACAAGATTCGCGTCTATGGCACAGCAACATGGAGTGGATTCCGCCAGGACCGAGGCGCGAAAGATTATCTGGATCTAGGGGAAATAGCGGCAATTGCGCGCCAAGTCGGTGGCGACGGCCATCACTTCCGCGCGATTCAGTTGCCTTTCAACCTCGGACTTCCCGAAGCTTTCGCAAAGGAAAATCAGAAGATTGGAGCAAAACAGGTTTCACTGCTGACTGCCGCCCGGGAACTCGGCATTGCCGTCATTGCCAGCGCATCGTTGCTCCAGGGCAAGCTCGCTGGTCGTCTGCCGGAGTTCGTTCGCGAACGCATGAATTTTGAAACAGATGCGGCAGCCGCGATTCAATTCGCGCGCTCAGCACCAGGCGTGACCACGGCGCTAGTCGGAATGAGTCGCAGAGAGCACGTGGAAGCGAACCTAAAAGTAGCAGCAAAGCCTATAGCGAAAACGGAAGATTGGGAGAGCTTGTTTCAAAAGCAGCAATGA
- a CDS encoding 50S ribosomal protein L31 codes for MKEKIHPAYNEIRVMCACGNSFTTRSTHKGDIHLEICSNCHPFFTGKQKLVDTAGRVERFRRKYAKAGEAAKTGTK; via the coding sequence GTGAAGGAAAAGATCCATCCCGCGTACAACGAAATCCGCGTAATGTGCGCTTGCGGGAACTCATTTACCACCCGATCCACCCATAAAGGCGATATCCACCTGGAAATTTGCTCGAATTGCCACCCGTTTTTCACCGGCAAACAGAAGCTTGTAGACACTGCAGGACGCGTCGAACGCTTCCGCCGCAAGTACGCGAAGGCCGGAGAAGCGGCCAAAACGGGCACGAAATAA
- a CDS encoding coatomer subunit epsilon codes for MEGPFVQSYTRHQLKEDKFQEVTRGAIAQAQQHRQQLTLLGIVVLVLVLAGGAYGYWRNHQDDQASAALGQALSTYAAPIRAPGAIQDPSIASYASTAERDKEAEKQFQAVADKYPHTETGKNALYMAAAAALDGGQYANAETKFKKVVDVGNKDLAALAKLGLASVYEARNRDQDAINIYNELIKKPTQSVSSQHAQFALADLYERKDPAQAKRIYDQLALDKSPTVAQMAKQRQSAIKR; via the coding sequence ATTGAAGGACCGTTCGTGCAGAGTTACACCCGTCATCAACTTAAGGAAGACAAGTTTCAGGAAGTAACGCGCGGCGCCATCGCGCAAGCGCAACAGCATCGCCAGCAGCTCACGCTGCTCGGAATTGTAGTGCTTGTATTGGTACTCGCGGGCGGAGCTTACGGCTACTGGCGTAACCATCAGGACGACCAGGCGAGTGCGGCCTTAGGCCAAGCATTGAGTACGTACGCCGCTCCTATCCGGGCACCAGGGGCAATACAAGATCCCAGCATTGCCAGTTATGCCAGCACGGCTGAGCGCGACAAAGAGGCAGAGAAGCAGTTCCAGGCGGTTGCGGACAAGTATCCCCACACCGAGACAGGAAAGAACGCTCTGTATATGGCCGCGGCGGCGGCGCTGGATGGCGGCCAGTACGCAAACGCAGAAACTAAGTTCAAGAAGGTTGTCGATGTTGGCAACAAGGATCTCGCTGCCCTTGCCAAATTGGGACTCGCGTCGGTCTATGAGGCCAGGAATCGAGATCAAGACGCGATTAACATCTACAACGAGCTAATCAAGAAGCCTACCCAGTCGGTCTCATCGCAGCACGCGCAGTTTGCCCTCGCGGATCTCTACGAGCGCAAAGATCCAGCGCAGGCCAAGCGAATCTACGATCAGCTTGCCCTGGATAAGTCGCCGACTGTAGCGCAAATGGCAAAGCAGCGGCAGAGCGCGATAAAACGGTGA
- a CDS encoding cold-shock protein, which translates to MEQGTVKWFNDAKGYGFISRQNGEDVFVHFSAIQANGFRSLKEGQPVQFTVVKGPKGWQAESVQPL; encoded by the coding sequence ATGGAACAAGGTACAGTGAAGTGGTTCAACGACGCGAAGGGCTATGGATTCATCAGCCGCCAAAACGGGGAAGATGTCTTCGTGCACTTTTCGGCAATTCAGGCCAACGGTTTCCGCAGCCTGAAGGAAGGTCAGCCGGTACAATTTACCGTCGTAAAGGGACCCAAAGGTTGGCAGGCAGAGAGCGTCCAACCGCTCTAA
- a CDS encoding molecular chaperone Skp, with translation MPGTWHNSPVQGSKRRHWEVIPNGIKESSSATMTRKIVSTLSVAALLLAGAVAQTAATNAAPSTSTNSVIAGPNKLAIINIQAAIANSNEGQRDLDALQKKFEPKQIELKSLSDEVDNLKKQLAAQDTKLNDDERNKRVQSIETKQKTLQRNLEDAQNDYQTQSNEIAQRIGSKLMQSLDNYAKQNGYAVVIDVSSQQSPVLWAAQSVDITKPVIDAYNVVSGVAAPAVKPATPSAPSASTTLPRRTTPPAITPKPAATSATTPK, from the coding sequence ATGCCAGGAACATGGCATAATTCGCCCGTCCAGGGAAGCAAAAGGCGACACTGGGAAGTGATCCCGAACGGAATCAAGGAGTCTTCAAGCGCAACAATGACACGCAAGATTGTTTCAACACTCTCGGTCGCGGCCCTGCTTTTAGCCGGAGCTGTGGCGCAAACCGCGGCAACTAACGCAGCCCCTTCCACCAGCACTAACTCGGTGATTGCCGGACCAAACAAACTGGCGATCATCAATATCCAGGCAGCCATTGCCAATAGCAATGAAGGCCAGCGCGATCTGGACGCCCTCCAGAAAAAATTCGAGCCCAAGCAGATCGAGCTCAAGAGTCTGAGCGACGAAGTCGACAACCTGAAGAAGCAGCTCGCCGCGCAGGACACCAAGCTCAACGACGATGAGCGCAACAAGCGTGTGCAGTCTATTGAGACCAAGCAGAAGACGTTGCAGCGCAACCTCGAAGATGCGCAGAACGATTACCAAACCCAGTCGAATGAAATCGCGCAGCGCATCGGCAGCAAGCTCATGCAGTCGCTCGACAATTATGCGAAGCAGAATGGTTACGCGGTTGTGATCGACGTCTCGTCGCAGCAGAGCCCGGTGCTATGGGCAGCGCAGTCCGTCGACATAACTAAGCCGGTGATTGATGCCTACAACGTCGTTTCGGGTGTTGCAGCGCCCGCGGTGAAGCCGGCGACACCATCCGCGCCCAGCGCGAGCACGACCCTCCCACGCCGCACGACTCCGCCTGCCATCACACCAAAGCCGGCAGCTACAAGCGCGACGACACCAAAATAG
- a CDS encoding tRNA-dihydrouridine synthase — MPEDVFVPSQVQIGSVRVAPATVLAPMAGVTDTVFRRFIRNASVFSRTRCSSGGCSKAPESASSAQIKAHERDFGALEHRSTAQIEASQRDFEALKAASRAQNGPSERDFEAQVAAEISNFQSGCGLIMTEFTSADGLARCRESRRKRYLTFYEDEHPISAQLFGSDPNVVADAARVVEDLGFDLVDLNLGCPAKRVVKCNGGSGLLRDLPQIQRIFEAVRAAVKIPFTVKFRIGWSDAEIVCVELARLAENCGLNGVALHARTREQGYSGNARWEYIAAVKDAIKIPVLGNGDIRTPEDAATMIAQTGCDAVMIGRTAPSNPWIFRQIAEYTASKQSTGVGTYTQPTEEDRYQMIHTYFAMLIEEELPEAVGKMKQFASWFTHGVTNGSHLRKAVYEAKSASEVLDRVDEFFEKHLAAEAIF, encoded by the coding sequence ATGCCAGAGGACGTTTTTGTCCCGTCCCAGGTGCAGATTGGCAGTGTTCGCGTTGCTCCAGCGACGGTTCTAGCGCCCATGGCGGGCGTTACCGACACCGTTTTTCGCCGCTTTATCCGCAATGCCAGCGTGTTTAGCAGAACCCGTTGCAGTAGCGGGGGGTGCAGTAAGGCCCCTGAATCCGCCTCCAGCGCCCAAATCAAGGCACACGAGCGCGATTTTGGGGCGTTAGAACACCGTTCCACAGCCCAAATTGAGGCTTCCCAGCGCGATTTTGAGGCGCTAAAAGCCGCCTCCCGAGCACAAAATGGGCCTTCAGAACGCGATTTTGAGGCCCAAGTCGCCGCAGAAATCTCCAACTTTCAGTCCGGCTGCGGACTGATCATGACCGAGTTCACCTCGGCCGACGGACTGGCCCGCTGCCGCGAATCCCGCCGCAAGCGCTATCTCACCTTTTATGAGGACGAGCATCCGATCTCCGCCCAACTCTTCGGCTCCGATCCAAACGTCGTCGCCGACGCCGCGCGCGTAGTCGAAGACCTCGGCTTCGATCTGGTTGACCTCAACCTCGGATGCCCGGCCAAGCGCGTCGTGAAATGCAACGGCGGATCTGGCCTGCTGCGCGACCTGCCGCAAATTCAGCGCATCTTCGAAGCGGTCCGCGCCGCCGTCAAGATTCCCTTTACGGTAAAGTTCCGCATAGGATGGTCCGACGCCGAGATCGTCTGCGTCGAATTAGCCAGGCTAGCCGAGAACTGCGGACTCAACGGCGTCGCCCTGCACGCCCGAACCCGCGAGCAAGGCTACAGCGGCAACGCCCGCTGGGAGTACATCGCCGCGGTGAAGGACGCAATCAAGATTCCCGTATTAGGAAACGGCGACATCCGCACCCCCGAAGACGCGGCCACCATGATCGCCCAAACTGGATGCGACGCCGTCATGATCGGCCGCACCGCCCCGTCCAATCCCTGGATCTTCCGCCAGATCGCCGAGTACACCGCGTCGAAGCAGTCCACGGGAGTCGGCACCTATACACAGCCCACGGAAGAGGATCGCTATCAGATGATTCACACCTACTTCGCCATGCTGATTGAAGAAGAGCTACCGGAGGCGGTCGGCAAGATGAAGCAATTTGCGTCCTGGTTCACGCACGGCGTAACCAACGGCAGCCACCTGCGCAAAGCCGTGTATGAGGCGAAGTCAGCAAGCGAAGTGCTAGACCGGGTGGACGAATTTTTCGAGAAGCACCTCGCGGCCGAGGCGATTTTCTAA